A genomic segment from Thermodesulfobacteriota bacterium encodes:
- a CDS encoding TPM domain-containing protein, with protein sequence MNNANKKILNILLFTFLLLCLSWGKTISTVHALDIPKLQGYVNDYANMISPSVKAELENELRAFEQTDSTQIVILTVPSLEGEVIEDFSIKVAEAWKIGQKAKDNGVILTVAKQERKMRIEVGRGLEGKLTDLIAGRIIDLVIKPKFKRGDLNEGFIAGVHALIDATRGEFKIDEKRRSPEGDIFSILFPLIPFLIFPAIIALRSRIKRGVPWPGGGYGGIGSGFGGGGFSSGGGFGGGGGGDFGGGGASGDW encoded by the coding sequence ATGAATAATGCGAATAAAAAAATATTAAATATCCTGCTTTTTACTTTCTTACTTCTGTGTCTTTCTTGGGGTAAGACGATATCAACTGTTCATGCACTTGATATCCCTAAACTTCAGGGATATGTCAACGATTATGCCAATATGATTTCTCCCTCAGTAAAAGCTGAACTTGAGAATGAACTGAGGGCTTTCGAACAAACAGACTCAACCCAGATAGTTATCTTAACAGTCCCATCACTTGAAGGAGAGGTGATCGAGGACTTCAGCATTAAGGTTGCAGAGGCATGGAAAATCGGGCAGAAGGCCAAGGACAACGGCGTAATACTTACAGTCGCAAAACAGGAAAGGAAGATGAGGATCGAGGTAGGACGAGGTCTCGAAGGCAAGTTAACCGATCTGATAGCAGGAAGGATCATAGACCTTGTCATAAAACCGAAATTTAAGAGAGGGGACCTTAACGAGGGTTTTATTGCGGGTGTCCACGCCTTGATTGATGCGACACGGGGAGAGTTTAAGATTGATGAAAAGCGCCGCTCTCCGGAGGGAGATATTTTTTCGATTCTTTTCCCTCTTATTCCTTTTTTAATCTTCCCTGCCATTATTGCCTTAAGAAGTCGTATTAAAAGAGGTGTGCCCTGGCCAGGTGGTGGCTATGGCGGAATAGGCAGTGGATTTGGAGGAGGAGGCTTTAGCAGCGGGGGAGGTTTTGGTGGAGGCGGTGGAGGAGATTTTGGAGGTGGCGGGGCATCGGGAGATTGGTGA
- a CDS encoding DUF434 domain-containing protein — translation MGKRLHALIDIAALKLAAHDFRYLLNRNYPRRAALTLVGNRYQLSVAERDLLHRGVFARKNSERKNKKIPISALYQASLAIDGHNVLITLESALRGLPLILADDGFIRDIARAGRGYVPGAFTMEALNLISDTLRRHRPADIIFLLDSPVSKSGELAATARRFLSEYGLKGRVQAIPVPEKILSGFPGAVATSDSAIIEDAAMVFDLAGHIIRYRLGFKNMIRFR, via the coding sequence ATGGGGAAAAGGCTACATGCCTTAATAGACATTGCTGCGCTAAAACTGGCGGCCCATGATTTTCGCTATCTCTTGAATCGCAATTACCCCCGCCGTGCCGCCCTCACCCTGGTAGGTAACCGATATCAACTCTCCGTGGCTGAACGAGACCTTCTCCATCGGGGTGTCTTTGCCCGGAAAAACTCTGAGCGGAAAAACAAAAAAATCCCCATCTCTGCCTTATATCAGGCCTCCCTGGCTATCGATGGTCATAACGTTCTCATAACCCTGGAAAGCGCTTTAAGGGGGCTGCCCCTGATCCTGGCGGATGATGGATTTATCAGGGATATTGCCCGGGCCGGCAGGGGATATGTCCCCGGCGCTTTTACTATGGAGGCCCTGAATCTGATCTCCGATACGCTCAGACGGCATCGGCCGGCAGATATTATCTTTCTCCTGGATTCTCCCGTCTCCAAGAGCGGGGAACTGGCGGCCACGGCCCGGCGCTTTTTGTCGGAATACGGTTTGAAGGGGAGGGTTCAGGCTATACCTGTGCCTGAAAAGATATTGTCCGGTTTTCCCGGGGCAGTGGCCACCAGTGATTCAGCAATTATTGAAGACGCGGCCATGGTCTTTGACCTGGCCGGCCACATAATAAGGTATCGCCTGGGCTTTAAAAATATGATACGCTTTCGCTAA
- a CDS encoding CBS and ACT domain-containing protein yields MLVKGWMASEVIAIDENTSMMKATQIMKEHNVRRLPVLRKGKLVGIITDRDLKDAAPSKATSLDVHELYYLLSEIKVKDLMAKDPITINGDDTVEKAAVIMLENRISGLPVVNNKGDLIGVVTLTDVLKVLVSITGIYQGGIQFAFSIEDRAGSIKEVADTIRAHGGRMVSILTSWDSCEKECRHVFIRIMDMEKEKLVKLNKELEKRFIVLYTTRDDLSNIPHRQLEKAK; encoded by the coding sequence ATGTTAGTAAAAGGGTGGATGGCCAGCGAGGTTATAGCCATAGATGAAAACACATCTATGATGAAGGCTACACAGATAATGAAAGAACACAACGTCCGCAGGCTGCCGGTCTTACGCAAGGGGAAGCTGGTCGGGATTATCACTGACCGGGATTTAAAGGACGCCGCTCCTTCCAAGGCTACTTCTCTGGATGTACATGAGTTGTATTATCTCTTGTCTGAAATAAAAGTTAAAGATCTCATGGCCAAAGACCCTATCACCATTAATGGGGATGATACGGTAGAAAAGGCGGCTGTTATCATGCTCGAAAACCGTATTTCCGGCCTTCCGGTAGTGAACAATAAGGGCGACCTTATCGGTGTGGTTACGCTGACCGATGTCCTCAAGGTACTGGTGAGTATTACGGGTATATATCAAGGCGGAATCCAGTTTGCGTTCAGCATTGAAGACCGGGCGGGCTCCATAAAAGAAGTAGCCGATACCATCCGGGCCCATGGGGGACGGATGGTAAGCATACTCACCTCCTGGGACTCATGTGAGAAGGAATGCCGCCACGTCTTCATCCGGATTATGGATATGGAAAAGGAGAAACTGGTAAAGCTGAACAAAGAGCTGGAAAAGCGTTTTATCGTCCTTTATACCACAAGGGACGACCTGTCAAACATCCCCCACCGCCAACTTGAAAAGGCCAAATAG